One genomic window of Oncorhynchus kisutch isolate 150728-3 linkage group LG24, Okis_V2, whole genome shotgun sequence includes the following:
- the LOC109875706 gene encoding aerolysin-like protein: MATTLHLIGGGGGTHFEFHGMDNGATIKKIGVAVGSSQVKAVQVELTDGKGATFGDATTFNEFEFNLGEHITKLSLWGNGAGTRLGAIKFVTSQNREFFEKMTSWPLKIEYTIDVGSGICLGLQGRSGSDIDCMGFLFINTIKSSVMTDMEYPTLSLYKPQVNQEYVTSVSHQNDTSLVLEKSITYSKTLTKTSSWSVSNKIEFTLNVSVKAGIPDLVEVSSGFSLTVGVEQSTSLQKTETITESGTINVKIPPGKIMDVEITMWKANIDLDYRAKVKVTCMNGSQLVFPSKGIYTGVAYTSLRLSRKER; the protein is encoded by the exons ATGGCAACCACACTGCATTTGATCGGTGGTGGTGGAGGCACTCACTTTGAATTCCATGGCATGGACAACGGTGCCACCATCAAGAAGATCGGAGTGGCGGTGGGAAGCTCGCAGGTGAAAGCTGTGCAGGTAGAGCTGACCGACGGGAAAGGAGCGACTTTTGGAGATGCGACCACTTTCAATGAGTTTGAGTTCAACCTCGGCGAGCACATCACCAAGCTGTCTCTGTGGGGTAACGGCGCCGGCACACGTCTGGGTGCCATCAAATTCGTGACGAGTCAGAACCGGGAGTTCTTTGAAAAAATGACCAGCTGGCCACTGAAGATTGAGTACACCATAGATGTGGGGTCTGGAATCTGCCTGGGGCTGCAGGGCAGGTCTGGCTCGGACATCGACTGCATGGGCTTCCTCTTCATCAACACCATCAAGTCGTCCGTAATGACTGACATGGAGTATCCCACCCTGTCCCTCTATAAACCCCAG GTGAACCAAGAATATGTGACATCTGTGTCTCACCAGAATGACACCTCCTTGGTTCTAGAAAAGTCCATTACATACAGCAAGACGCTGACCAAGACTTCCTCCTGGTCCGTCAGCAACAAAATAGAATTCACCTTGAATGTGTCGGTCAAAGCAGGGATCCCAGATCTGGTCGAGGTGTCATCAGGGTTCAGCTTGACCGTGGGAGTGGAGCAATCTACCAGCCTGCAGAAGACAGAGACCATAACAGAATCAGGTACCATCAACGTGAAGATCCCACCAGGGAAGATCATGGATGTTGAGATCACAATGTGGAAAGCAAATATCGACCTCGACTACAGGGCCAAAGTGAAAGTCACCTGCATGAATGGCAGTCAGCTGGTCTTCCCATCCAAAGGCATCTACACTGGTGTGGCTTACACTTCATTGAGGTTATCCAGAAAGGAGAGATGA